In a single window of the Methylophaga frappieri genome:
- a CDS encoding H-NS family nucleoid-associated regulatory protein encodes MSKLSDVNLNDFSEQELQKLIHQSKKQIKKLKTKKVAVVNSKDPDVIAVANALRELAKSKKVPPAEALSAVAKNLRIAMTPNRKSRSETPVKYRHPEDENKTWKGFGKRPLWLAEALQKGHKLEEFKV; translated from the coding sequence ATGAGCAAATTATCTGATGTGAATTTAAATGATTTTTCCGAGCAGGAATTACAAAAACTAATTCACCAATCCAAAAAACAAATTAAAAAACTTAAAACCAAGAAAGTTGCTGTTGTAAATAGCAAAGATCCGGATGTGATTGCCGTTGCCAATGCCTTACGTGAATTAGCCAAGAGTAAAAAAGTGCCACCTGCTGAGGCACTTAGTGCGGTCGCGAAAAACTTGCGTATCGCGATGACGCCAAATCGGAAAAGCCGTTCTGAAACACCAGTTAAATATCGGCACCCCGAAGATGAAAATAAAACATGGAAAGGCTTTGGTAAGCGGCCGCTATGGCTGGCTGAAGCGCTACAAAAAGGACATAAGCTGGAAGAGTTTAAAGTGTGA
- the leuS gene encoding leucine--tRNA ligase, translating to MSTEYQPAQLEADVQSYWQRQQTFRATEDTSKQKFYCLSMFPYPSGQLHMGHVRNYTIGDVISRFQRMQGKNVLQPMGWDAFGLPAENAAIKHQVPPATWTYQNIDYMRGQLQRLGLAYDWQREIATCKPDYYRWEQWLFVRLFKKGLVYNKTAAVNWDPVDQTVLANEQVIDGKGWRSGAPVERKEIPQWFMKITDYAEELLTSLETLSGWPEQVKTMQANWIGRSEGLQFSFAVDGSEQRIAVYTTRPDTLMGVSYLALSPDHPLTLQAAENNPELRAFVDECLQTGTSEAALETVQKRGIDTGLRAIHPVTGETVPVWTANFVLMGYGTGAVMSVPAHDQRDFEFAQAYELPVKQVIEPISGEAVDLNTAAYTDKGRLINSGQFDGLDFQAAFDAIANALAISAEAERKVNYRLRDWGVSRQRYWGTPIPIIYCDSCGAVPVPEADLPVVLPEDVVVDGSGSPIKSMPEFYNCTCPTCQAPAKRETDTFDTFFESSWYYARFACPDNPDAMLDKRADHWLPVDQYIGGIEHAVLHLLYARFFHKLLRDEGLIDSDEPFTNLLTQGMVLKDGAKMSKSKGNTVDPQALIDEYGADTARLFMMFAAPPEMSLEWSDNAVEGANRFLKRLWRAVHEHRETIEGELPKVAPESAAATALRRQTHQTLAKVTDDLGRRHTFNTAIAAVMELMNALTKFNEQDAAALSVRQEALELVVLMLSPITPHICHHLWQVLGHQSAVVDAVWPEVDASALKQDTIELIVQVNGKLRSRIEVAADADKASVEAAAMADETTRRFTDGQTVRKVIVVPGRLVNIVVA from the coding sequence ATGTCCACTGAATACCAACCTGCGCAGCTAGAAGCCGATGTACAGTCCTACTGGCAGCGCCAGCAAACTTTTCGCGCAACCGAAGATACCAGTAAACAAAAATTCTATTGCCTGTCGATGTTTCCGTATCCGAGTGGACAACTCCATATGGGGCATGTTCGTAACTACACGATTGGCGATGTCATTTCCCGATTTCAGCGCATGCAAGGCAAAAATGTGCTTCAGCCCATGGGCTGGGATGCCTTTGGGTTACCTGCTGAAAATGCTGCGATAAAGCACCAAGTTCCACCAGCAACTTGGACTTATCAAAATATTGATTACATGCGTGGGCAGTTACAGCGACTTGGGTTAGCCTATGATTGGCAACGCGAGATCGCTACCTGTAAGCCAGACTATTATCGCTGGGAGCAGTGGTTATTTGTTCGCTTGTTCAAAAAAGGTTTGGTTTATAACAAAACCGCTGCTGTGAATTGGGACCCGGTCGATCAGACGGTCTTAGCCAACGAACAGGTTATTGATGGCAAAGGCTGGCGATCTGGTGCTCCTGTTGAGCGAAAAGAAATTCCTCAGTGGTTTATGAAAATCACCGATTATGCGGAAGAGTTGCTAACCAGCCTAGAAACCTTGTCCGGCTGGCCGGAACAAGTAAAAACCATGCAGGCAAACTGGATTGGACGTTCCGAAGGCTTGCAGTTCAGTTTTGCTGTTGATGGCAGTGAGCAGCGCATTGCCGTTTACACAACGCGTCCAGACACCCTGATGGGCGTCAGCTATCTGGCTTTGTCTCCTGATCACCCGCTTACCCTTCAAGCAGCGGAAAATAATCCTGAGCTTCGCGCCTTTGTTGACGAGTGTCTGCAAACAGGCACATCCGAAGCTGCCCTGGAAACGGTACAAAAACGTGGCATCGATACCGGGTTGCGAGCAATTCATCCGGTAACAGGCGAAACCGTGCCGGTATGGACGGCCAATTTCGTGTTAATGGGCTATGGTACTGGCGCGGTGATGTCGGTTCCCGCGCACGATCAACGGGATTTCGAGTTTGCGCAGGCCTATGAATTGCCAGTTAAACAGGTGATCGAACCTATTTCTGGCGAAGCAGTTGATCTCAACACTGCCGCATACACTGATAAAGGTCGCTTGATCAATTCGGGGCAGTTTGATGGCTTGGATTTCCAAGCCGCTTTTGATGCGATTGCCAACGCGTTGGCTATCTCAGCAGAAGCTGAGCGCAAAGTGAATTATCGTCTGCGCGATTGGGGCGTGTCGCGGCAACGTTACTGGGGCACACCAATCCCTATTATTTACTGTGATAGTTGTGGTGCTGTGCCGGTGCCTGAAGCAGATTTACCGGTTGTCTTACCGGAAGATGTAGTGGTTGATGGCTCAGGCTCGCCAATTAAATCGATGCCTGAATTTTATAACTGCACCTGCCCCACTTGCCAAGCGCCAGCAAAACGAGAAACAGATACTTTCGATACGTTTTTTGAGTCTTCCTGGTACTACGCACGCTTTGCGTGCCCGGATAATCCCGACGCGATGCTGGATAAACGTGCCGACCACTGGTTGCCGGTAGATCAGTATATCGGCGGGATCGAACATGCCGTTTTACATCTGTTGTATGCACGATTTTTTCATAAATTACTGCGTGACGAAGGCTTGATCGATAGTGATGAACCTTTCACAAACCTGCTGACGCAAGGCATGGTGCTGAAGGATGGGGCTAAAATGTCCAAATCCAAGGGCAATACCGTTGATCCGCAGGCATTGATAGACGAGTACGGCGCGGATACGGCGCGTTTGTTCATGATGTTTGCCGCGCCACCAGAAATGTCTTTGGAATGGTCGGATAATGCCGTAGAAGGCGCCAATCGATTTTTGAAGCGGCTATGGCGGGCGGTACACGAACATCGTGAGACGATTGAGGGTGAATTGCCGAAAGTCGCGCCAGAATCTGCAGCAGCTACTGCCCTACGTCGTCAAACCCATCAGACCTTGGCGAAGGTCACCGATGATCTTGGCCGACGTCATACCTTCAATACCGCTATCGCAGCAGTGATGGAATTGATGAACGCGCTGACTAAGTTTAACGAGCAGGATGCCGCTGCTTTATCAGTTCGCCAAGAAGCGTTAGAGCTGGTGGTGCTGATGTTGTCGCCGATAACGCCGCATATATGCCATCACTTGTGGCAAGTGCTGGGGCATCAATCAGCCGTTGTTGATGCTGTCTGGCCTGAAGTCGATGCGTCTGCACTCAAACAAGATACAATTGAATTGATTGTACAGGTCAATGGTAAATTACGTTCACGCATTGAGGTGGCGGCAGATGCTGATAAGGCATCAGTTGAAGCTGCAGCAATGGCTGATGAAACTACCCGACGATTCACGGACGGTCAGACCGTTCGAAAAGTGATTGTTGTCCCTGGCCGACTCGTTAATATTGTCGTCGCCTAA
- a CDS encoding M16 family metallopeptidase, with translation MQHLKKIGFLLLILPLVATAQVSEFELDNGLKLLVKPDNRAPVVVSQVWYKVGSSYEYNGITGISHILEHMMFNGTKNLKPGEFSQIIADNGGSQNAFTGRDYTAYFQTLSADRLEVSFKLEADRMRNLQIDEEALLKERDVVAEERRMRTDDNPQGMLREAFNATAFMNSPYHHPVIGWMQDIQHYQKADLEDWYQQWYAPNNAIVVVVGDVEPNAVHALAKQYFGPLQPETVIPPKPQIEVEQRGKRDIQMQLPATLPSLMMGWKVPVVTTAETAWEPYALDVLAGILSGSSSSRFQRQLVREQQVAAGISAYNSSFSRLDDLFVIGGTPAQGKSVDALQKAIMAQLDEIKANPVSDVELQRVKTQVVADEVYEKDSVFYQAMQLGMLETIGLDWQVGEDYVDHIQAVTAAQVQQVAQRYFNDVRLTVAELVPLATKSNSVEENQAAGETHDH, from the coding sequence ATGCAACATTTAAAAAAAATTGGGTTTTTACTGTTGATCTTGCCGTTAGTCGCAACGGCACAAGTCAGCGAGTTTGAATTGGACAATGGTCTTAAACTACTGGTCAAACCAGATAACCGCGCGCCGGTTGTTGTTTCACAGGTTTGGTACAAAGTCGGCTCTAGCTATGAATATAATGGTATTACGGGTATTTCTCATATCCTGGAACATATGATGTTCAACGGTACCAAAAATCTGAAACCCGGCGAGTTTTCCCAGATTATTGCCGATAACGGCGGTAGTCAGAACGCGTTTACGGGCCGTGATTACACGGCTTATTTCCAAACACTCAGTGCCGACCGGCTGGAAGTCAGTTTCAAACTGGAAGCAGACCGCATGCGAAATCTGCAAATTGATGAAGAAGCCTTACTTAAAGAGCGTGATGTCGTTGCTGAAGAACGCCGTATGCGAACAGATGATAATCCGCAGGGTATGTTGCGAGAAGCATTTAACGCAACGGCTTTTATGAACAGCCCTTATCATCACCCGGTTATCGGCTGGATGCAGGATATTCAACATTATCAGAAAGCCGATCTCGAAGACTGGTATCAACAATGGTACGCACCCAACAACGCGATTGTCGTTGTGGTTGGTGATGTTGAGCCCAATGCTGTGCACGCCTTGGCCAAACAATACTTTGGTCCCTTGCAGCCAGAGACGGTGATACCGCCCAAACCTCAGATCGAGGTTGAGCAGCGCGGTAAACGTGATATTCAGATGCAATTGCCGGCAACATTGCCGTCGCTGATGATGGGCTGGAAAGTGCCTGTTGTTACCACAGCGGAAACAGCATGGGAGCCCTATGCGCTGGATGTGCTTGCCGGCATTCTCAGCGGCAGTAGTAGCAGTCGCTTTCAACGGCAGCTGGTGCGTGAACAGCAGGTTGCTGCCGGTATTAGTGCCTACAACAGCAGCTTTTCCAGATTAGATGATTTGTTTGTTATTGGTGGTACACCAGCTCAGGGTAAGTCCGTTGATGCCTTACAAAAAGCGATTATGGCGCAGCTTGATGAAATTAAAGCGAACCCGGTCAGTGACGTTGAGCTACAACGCGTCAAAACGCAAGTTGTCGCCGATGAGGTTTATGAGAAAGACAGTGTTTTTTATCAGGCGATGCAATTGGGCATGTTAGAGACGATTGGTCTTGATTGGCAGGTTGGCGAAGACTATGTCGACCATATTCAGGCCGTTACTGCAGCTCAGGTTCAACAGGTTGCCCAACGATATTTCAATGATGTCCGTCTGACGGTTGCTGAGCTTGTACCGCTCGCGACCAAGTCGAATTCAGTCGAGGAAAATCAGGCTGCAGGAGAAACCCATGATCACTAA
- a CDS encoding M16 family metallopeptidase, giving the protein MITKFVVFISAILLSLSAAASPDIQHWQTEQGTRVYFVAAPELPMLDVRLIFDAGAARDGALPGTALMTNAMLDEGTKQADSDAIAASFDNVGANFSTSSERDMALLKLRTLTKKDALEPALAMFTQLASEPIFPEAPFARLKNQLKTRLQAEQQSPKSIGERAFYAALFGDHPYHRMPAGDMASLEKITPEHLQRFFDRYYVAGNATLVLVGAITEQQARKIADNLSQSLNPGDKAAALPAVDALTEASFEHIAFPSSQTHLFVGQPGMTRNDPDYFPLYVGNHILGGSGLVSLISNEIREKRGLSYSSYSYFQPMREAGPYQLGLQTRNAQADEALEVLKQTLTRFVENGPTAEQLAAAKQNITGGFPLRVDSNSKIADYLGAIGFYDLPLDYLETLNEKVNAVTATQIQEAFERRIHPEKMVTVLVGGKVEE; this is encoded by the coding sequence ATGATCACTAAGTTCGTTGTATTTATTTCTGCCATCCTGCTGAGTCTGTCGGCTGCTGCATCCCCCGATATTCAACATTGGCAGACTGAGCAAGGGACGCGAGTCTATTTTGTGGCAGCACCTGAGTTGCCCATGCTGGATGTTAGGCTCATTTTTGATGCCGGTGCCGCCCGTGATGGCGCGCTGCCTGGCACAGCTTTAATGACCAATGCCATGCTTGATGAAGGTACCAAACAAGCTGACAGTGATGCGATTGCCGCCAGCTTTGATAATGTTGGTGCCAATTTCAGTACAAGTTCTGAGCGTGACATGGCGCTGCTTAAACTCAGGACATTGACGAAAAAGGATGCACTGGAACCGGCATTAGCGATGTTTACCCAGCTGGCCAGTGAACCGATTTTCCCTGAAGCGCCCTTTGCACGCTTAAAGAATCAGCTGAAAACACGTTTGCAGGCAGAGCAGCAATCGCCCAAGTCTATTGGTGAAAGAGCCTTCTATGCTGCGCTATTTGGAGATCATCCCTATCACCGTATGCCTGCTGGTGATATGGCGAGTCTTGAAAAAATCACACCTGAACATTTGCAACGATTTTTTGATCGCTACTATGTGGCAGGTAATGCAACGCTGGTTTTGGTGGGGGCAATTACAGAACAACAGGCAAGAAAAATTGCTGATAATTTGAGCCAATCGTTAAACCCGGGAGACAAAGCGGCGGCTTTGCCAGCCGTTGATGCATTGACTGAAGCCAGTTTTGAGCACATTGCGTTTCCGTCTTCACAAACCCACTTGTTCGTTGGTCAACCTGGCATGACCAGAAATGATCCGGATTATTTTCCACTTTATGTCGGTAATCACATTCTGGGTGGTAGTGGTCTGGTGTCTTTGATCAGCAACGAAATTCGGGAAAAACGGGGGTTAAGTTATAGTTCCTACAGCTATTTTCAGCCGATGCGTGAAGCTGGTCCTTATCAACTTGGCTTACAGACGCGCAATGCGCAGGCTGATGAAGCCTTGGAAGTACTGAAACAAACCCTGACGCGCTTTGTTGAAAATGGTCCAACTGCAGAACAGTTAGCGGCGGCCAAACAGAATATTACCGGTGGTTTTCCGCTGCGCGTAGATAGCAACAGTAAAATTGCCGATTATCTGGGCGCAATTGGCTTTTATGATTTACCGCTCGATTATCTGGAAACGCTGAATGAGAAAGTCAATGCCGTGACTGCGACGCAAATTCAAGAGGCATTTGAACGGCGAATTCACCCGGAAAAAATGGTTACGGTATTAGTTGGTGGCAAAGTCGAAGAATAA
- the lptE gene encoding LPS assembly lipoprotein LptE — translation MIKMNALRLLLVATLSLLMVACGFQLRGAAAMPDSIETLYIQGINIRDGLGLRLKRILNRNDVKVIDEYRDGAALMTFTENKLERRVMSVGVQTAKVAEYELILSVVYNLSDAQQNRLAEQERFEARRDYQFNPQQVLGRDAEEEILIEEMYEQVSQAIVRRLSALK, via the coding sequence ATGATAAAGATGAATGCGCTGAGATTATTATTGGTTGCGACGCTCAGTTTGCTAATGGTTGCCTGTGGTTTTCAGTTACGAGGCGCCGCCGCGATGCCTGACAGTATTGAAACGCTCTACATTCAAGGGATAAATATTCGTGACGGTTTGGGTTTACGCTTAAAACGCATACTGAATCGCAATGATGTCAAGGTGATTGATGAATATCGTGACGGGGCGGCATTGATGACCTTCACCGAGAATAAGCTGGAACGACGGGTGATGTCAGTCGGTGTGCAAACCGCCAAAGTTGCAGAATACGAATTGATTTTGAGTGTGGTTTACAACCTCAGTGATGCACAGCAAAACAGGCTGGCTGAGCAAGAACGGTTTGAAGCGCGCCGCGACTACCAATTCAACCCGCAACAGGTGCTTGGCCGCGATGCGGAGGAAGAAATTCTCATCGAAGAAATGTATGAGCAAGTCAGTCAGGCGATTGTCCGTCGTTTATCTGCACTCAAATAA
- a CDS encoding alpha/beta hydrolase produces the protein MQSRPVLVTNAVEFEMHDNFAKQDEPAYQTRRIYVSVPDSEVPDAGFPVIFLLDANACFRPVAEQIRLASRHPKGIQPAILVGIGYDITEPYDTKRRWYDFTPATALPAKQPLAHMRRNGPVNYGGAAALGEFIEKQLKPWLAAHYDVDKDNYTLNGHSLGGLFTLNTLLNNPGYYQHFIAVSPSLWWHDNHLLNQLKQTWHDSPALLERQLNQKHLSVYVGGEEREVMLPDAKQFMRYIETFVETKGVIELNHLNHGLVVQPAIAHGLLQALPKQTE, from the coding sequence GTGCAATCGAGACCCGTGCTGGTGACCAATGCGGTCGAATTTGAGATGCACGATAATTTTGCTAAACAAGACGAACCGGCCTATCAAACACGTCGGATTTATGTGTCTGTACCTGATAGTGAGGTGCCAGATGCGGGGTTTCCGGTCATATTTTTATTGGACGCTAATGCCTGCTTTCGGCCGGTAGCAGAGCAGATACGACTGGCAAGTCGTCATCCCAAGGGCATACAGCCAGCTATTCTTGTCGGCATCGGATATGACATTACAGAGCCTTATGATACGAAACGGCGCTGGTATGATTTTACTCCAGCAACGGCATTGCCTGCCAAACAACCCCTTGCGCATATGCGAAGAAACGGGCCAGTCAATTATGGTGGTGCAGCCGCGTTAGGTGAATTTATTGAGAAACAGCTTAAACCATGGTTAGCCGCGCACTATGATGTGGATAAAGATAATTACACTTTGAACGGCCATTCTCTTGGCGGGTTGTTTACATTAAATACGTTACTCAATAACCCGGGCTATTATCAGCACTTTATCGCTGTCAGTCCCTCACTTTGGTGGCATGACAACCATCTGTTAAACCAATTAAAGCAAACTTGGCATGACAGTCCCGCGTTATTGGAGCGTCAATTAAACCAAAAGCACCTATCGGTTTATGTCGGTGGTGAAGAACGGGAAGTCATGTTGCCGGATGCCAAACAGTTTATGCGTTATATCGAGACATTTGTGGAAACCAAAGGTGTGATTGAACTCAATCATCTTAACCATGGTTTAGTGGTGCAGCCCGCTATCGCTCATGGCCTATTACAGGCATTACCGAAACAAACCGAATGA
- the rsmD gene encoding 16S rRNA (guanine(966)-N(2))-methyltransferase RsmD, translating to MAKSKNKSNSSGSVRIIGGRWRGRKISFADLSDLRPTPDRVRETVFNWLQADLGGAHCLDAFAGSGVLGFEAASRGARSVDLVEQDKQAFALLNATQQQLQAGECRLFRQDVRMMLTETSQPYDVVFLDPPYRLQYWQSVAELLEERKLLQPHSLIYLEYPAGQAVPVLPENWQMQKSKTAGDVTYCLFARAA from the coding sequence GTGGCAAAGTCGAAGAATAAATCAAATTCGTCTGGCAGCGTCCGCATCATTGGCGGCCGCTGGCGAGGACGAAAAATCAGTTTCGCTGATTTGTCTGATTTAAGACCGACACCCGACAGGGTACGAGAAACCGTATTTAACTGGTTGCAGGCCGATCTGGGTGGCGCTCATTGTCTGGATGCCTTCGCCGGCAGCGGTGTGCTGGGGTTTGAAGCCGCTTCCCGTGGTGCAAGATCAGTCGATTTGGTCGAACAGGACAAGCAAGCATTTGCTTTGTTGAACGCAACGCAACAGCAGTTGCAGGCCGGTGAGTGTCGATTATTCAGGCAAGATGTCAGGATGATGTTGACGGAAACATCACAGCCCTATGATGTCGTTTTTCTCGACCCTCCCTATCGATTACAGTATTGGCAATCGGTGGCGGAATTGCTGGAAGAGCGCAAATTATTGCAGCCGCACAGTCTTATATATCTGGAATATCCGGCCGGTCAGGCAGTGCCAGTGCTACCGGAAAATTGGCAAATGCAAAAGTCGAAAACGGCAGGTGATGTCACTTATTGTTTGTTTGCCAGAGCAGCCTAG
- the coaD gene encoding pantetheine-phosphate adenylyltransferase → MAITAIYPGTFDPVTHGHTDLVNRASRLFERLIVAVAADTGKHSLFDLDQRVAMAQEIFKDFDNVEVAGFTGLLVNFASQKQANVIIRGLRAVSDFEYEVQLAAINRRLHVEVETLFLAPAEQYTFVSSSLVRQIALLGGDVSQFVAPCVQKAFIEYLEANPK, encoded by the coding sequence ATGGCGATAACAGCGATTTACCCAGGGACGTTTGATCCGGTCACGCATGGCCACACAGATTTGGTTAATCGAGCCAGTCGGTTATTTGAAAGATTAATTGTGGCGGTGGCTGCCGATACAGGTAAACACAGTTTGTTTGACCTCGATCAACGGGTTGCCATGGCGCAAGAAATTTTTAAAGACTTCGATAATGTTGAAGTGGCCGGTTTTACAGGCCTGCTGGTTAATTTTGCCAGTCAGAAACAGGCTAATGTGATTATTCGTGGTTTGCGCGCGGTGTCTGATTTTGAATATGAAGTGCAGTTAGCCGCCATTAACCGACGTCTGCATGTTGAAGTGGAGACGCTTTTTTTGGCGCCGGCAGAACAATACACCTTTGTGTCTTCCAGCCTAGTGCGCCAAATTGCTTTGCTGGGCGGTGATGTGTCGCAGTTTGTTGCCCCTTGTGTTCAAAAAGCATTTATTGAATATCTGGAAGCAAACCCCAAATAA
- the ftsE gene encoding cell division ATP-binding protein FtsE: MIQFNDVYKRYPNQYEALSGLSFELDKGEMAFLTGHSGAGKSTLLKLIALIERSSHGQVIVNNQNLGRLPKWKIPYYRRKIGLVFQDHNLLHDRTVFDNVALPLIIAGENHREIGRRVRAALDKVGLLSKERTHPIALSGGEQQRVGIARAVVNRPPVLLADEPTGNLDPTLSQEIMALFTQFNQVGVTVFIASHDQELINRLPYRRITLNHGRLAVQ; encoded by the coding sequence ATGATTCAGTTTAATGATGTTTATAAGCGTTACCCCAATCAGTACGAAGCTTTATCTGGACTTAGTTTTGAACTTGATAAAGGTGAAATGGCCTTTTTAACCGGCCACTCCGGGGCGGGTAAAAGTACGCTTTTGAAGTTAATTGCTTTGATTGAACGGAGTTCACACGGACAAGTCATTGTCAATAATCAAAATCTTGGCCGGCTGCCGAAATGGAAGATTCCTTATTATCGCCGCAAAATCGGGCTGGTGTTTCAAGACCATAATCTGCTTCACGACAGAACCGTATTTGATAATGTCGCTCTGCCGCTCATCATTGCGGGTGAAAATCATCGAGAAATCGGTCGGCGCGTCCGCGCTGCACTTGATAAAGTCGGGCTGTTGTCAAAAGAGCGAACGCATCCCATCGCCTTATCAGGGGGTGAACAACAACGTGTTGGCATTGCTCGTGCCGTAGTCAATCGCCCCCCTGTTTTACTTGCAGACGAACCAACCGGCAATCTTGATCCGACACTATCTCAAGAAATCATGGCGCTTTTTACCCAATTCAATCAGGTCGGTGTTACCGTCTTTATCGCCAGTCATGATCAGGAGTTAATTAATCGCCTGCCGTACCGACGCATCACCTTGAATCATGGCCGACTGGCGGTCCAATAA
- the ftsY gene encoding signal recognition particle-docking protein FtsY → MFSFLKKKSRTPDTVAETAAEAAPYQTDTAPAAQSVADKRPGIFNRLRQGLKRTSQQLTDGFANLLLGKKEIDDDLLEELETQLLSADLGIDATQAIISDLTQQVARKQLSDPEALFTALRNNMVAMLKPVAQPLQLDPSNGPFVILMVGINGVGKTTTIGKLAKQYQQQGHAVMLAAGDTFRAAAVEQLQVWGERNQIPVIAQQHGADSASVIFDALQAAKARKIDVLIADTAGRLHTQSNLMEELKKVKRVMSKIDPIAPHEIMLVVDAGTGQNALSQAKQFHAAVGLTGITLTKLDGTAKGGIIFAIAHQTGLPIRYIGIGEQIDDLRTFEADDFVDALLGREDAA, encoded by the coding sequence ATGTTTAGTTTCCTGAAAAAAAAATCTCGCACACCGGATACCGTTGCAGAGACAGCTGCTGAAGCAGCACCCTACCAGACCGATACCGCGCCTGCAGCACAATCTGTAGCAGATAAGCGCCCCGGCATATTTAATCGTCTTCGACAAGGCCTGAAACGGACCAGTCAGCAACTCACAGATGGGTTTGCTAACTTGTTGCTGGGTAAAAAAGAAATCGATGACGATTTGCTTGAGGAACTGGAAACCCAATTACTTTCCGCCGATTTGGGTATCGATGCCACCCAGGCTATTATTTCCGATCTCACTCAGCAAGTTGCGCGCAAACAGCTCTCTGATCCAGAAGCCTTGTTCACGGCATTGCGTAATAACATGGTTGCCATGCTGAAACCGGTGGCACAACCGCTGCAGCTCGACCCTTCAAACGGCCCTTTCGTGATTTTGATGGTGGGCATTAACGGTGTTGGTAAAACGACAACTATCGGTAAGCTGGCAAAACAATATCAACAACAGGGACATGCCGTCATGCTGGCGGCCGGCGACACGTTTCGAGCCGCCGCAGTTGAACAATTGCAAGTCTGGGGGGAGCGTAATCAAATTCCGGTTATTGCCCAACAGCATGGTGCCGATTCCGCTTCCGTGATTTTTGATGCACTGCAGGCTGCCAAGGCCCGCAAGATTGATGTCCTGATCGCCGATACTGCGGGACGCTTGCATACCCAATCCAATCTTATGGAAGAGTTGAAAAAAGTGAAACGTGTGATGAGTAAGATCGACCCCATTGCGCCACACGAAATCATGCTGGTAGTCGATGCCGGTACCGGACAGAATGCACTATCTCAGGCGAAACAATTTCATGCCGCAGTTGGGCTGACAGGCATTACGCTCACCAAACTCGATGGCACTGCCAAGGGCGGTATTATTTTCGCAATTGCACACCAAACCGGACTACCGATTCGATATATCGGTATAGGTGAGCAAATCGATGATTTGCGCACTTTTGAAGCAGACGATTTCGTCGATGCGTTATTGGGGCGTGAAGACGCAGCATGA
- a CDS encoding YfhL family 4Fe-4S dicluster ferredoxin: protein MSLFITDECINCDVCEPECPNGAITQGEEIYVIDPALCTECVGHFDTPQCVEVCPVDCIPKDPDNEETHDQLYKKYQILMAV, encoded by the coding sequence ATGTCGCTGTTTATAACTGATGAATGTATCAATTGTGACGTGTGTGAACCGGAATGTCCGAATGGTGCCATTACTCAGGGTGAAGAGATTTATGTGATTGATCCGGCGCTGTGTACGGAGTGTGTTGGTCATTTTGATACACCACAGTGCGTTGAAGTGTGCCCGGTTGATTGCATCCCTAAGGATCCGGATAACGAAGAAACCCACGATCAGCTTTATAAAAAATATCAAATACTCATGGCTGTTTGA